The genomic region GATCTCAAGGACGCAGCGGGGGTCATGCTCGAGGTGAACGCCTGTCGGACTGGTTACCCCAATGCGTACGTCCGCCTCAATGCATACGACGCGCGTCTGGGACGTCAAACCACGGCGTTCTCGTTCATTGTGCAACGCCCTGCAGACGAACCGGGTTTCCGGCTTGATCGGGCCGAGGGCTCCGACCGCAGAATCGGCTACACCGCATTCGCATATGCGGCCAAGCAACCATCGGGCCAGCGGTACGACTCCCCATGACGACAGCACATGGTGAGACCGAGTCCGTCGATCGTGTGTACACGATCGACGGACTCGCCGTTCATGTGACTGCGCAGGGTCCGGCAGGGGGCAAGACCGTGGTCCTGCTCGACCAGCGTTCGAACGGGGAGTCGCCCTACCGCGCTATTCGAGAACGGCTTCACATCGCCAAGGTACGTACCGTCGATATCTCAGCGGATCGAGCCGTATCCGACAAGGCGGTGATCCAGATCCTGGATGCGCTTCGGGTTCGGTACGCAGTGCTTGTCGGTGACCGAGCCGGCGCCGAGATAGGTTGGAAGACTGCGGCACATCATCCGCAACGCATCACGGGCCTGGTAGTGATCGACCGCGGACATCCGCGAACTGCCGATCTGACCGGCACCATCTGCGACAAGTACTGTCCACACGTCTGCACCGATACCACAGTCCTTGTCAGTACTGGCGCTGCCCATTCTATCGCCCGGGCCAGTCGCCGCTACGTGCGCGGAGACTTCCGGATCGCGGAGCTGGCCGGCCGACGGGGCTCCCGCCATTTCATCGCTCAGCTGAGCACCGAAATTGTGTTGCGCACCTTATCCTTGTGAAGCGGCGTACAGCTATTCACGGAGCCGGGCACTCCACTTCTCTTCAAAACGCCGGTACTTCCAGATGACAATCGCCACAAGCCATGTCGCGACGAACACGCCGCCAATGACGAATCCGACAATGTTGAGATCGACACCCCCGATCCAGTCCCAGATGCCGCCGGTCCAGCCGAGCTGCTCGGTGACCACGCCGAACAATTCAATGCTGCCGACGATCAGTGCGACTGCGACCGACAAAGCGGTGACGGTGATGTTGTAGTACACCTTGCGCACTGGATTCGAGAATGCCCAGCCGTAGGCAAAGTTCATGAATGACCCGTCGATCGTGTCGAGCAGGCTCATTCCAGCAGCAAAGAGCACCGGCAGGCACAGTATGGCGTACCAGGGGATTCCGGCCGCGGCACTGATACCCGCCAACACGAGCAATGCGACCTCTGTGGCGGTATCGAAGCCGAGTCCGAATAGCACTCCGAGCGGATACGCCTGCCACGACTGACTGATCAAGCGGGTGAACCTACCGAGGTAGCGATTGAGCAATCCGCGGCTGTTGAGCCGTTCCTCCAAGGCCGACTCGTCGTATGCGCCGTCGCGCATCTGGGCAAACATCCGCAGAATGCCCACCAGGATAAACAGGTTGATGATGGCGATCACGTACAGGAAGACACCGGAGACGGTTGTGCCGATCAAACCAGCGTAGTGATGCAGCGCCAACGAGTTGTCCTCGACGGGAGCGACGATCGCCGTTACACCGATGGACAACAGCACCGCGAGCCCGAAAACGACAGTCGAGTGACCAAGGGAGAAGAAGAATCCGACGCCGAGCGGGCGCTGGCCATCATTCATCAACTTGCGGGTCGTGTTGTCGATGGCGGCAATATGGTCAGCATCGAAGGCATGCCGCATGCCCAGGGCGTACGCCGTGGTGCCCACCCCCATGCCTAACGCCTTGTCGTCCACGCTGTAATGCTCAGGTACGACGACGAGTAACAGCGTCAGCCAACCGATGACGTGCAGGGCCGCGATCGCGCTGAACATCGATGCAAGCCACAGCCACTCGCGCGGGGAGAGTGCGTCACGCAACTTCGATGACCATAGGCCACGGCGTTGGACAAGCCGACGGGTCATACCCGTTTCCTCAAGTTTGTTTTGACATAAGCGAATCCGCTGCGGACGGCACCGGGCTATCGCGCCACCAACTCGGCGTTTCGCCGCTCCACGATCCGCAGGATCATCGGCGTGAAGATCAGTTGCATGGCAAGGTCCATCTTGCCGCCGGGGCAGACGATCGTGTTGGGCCTCGACATGAACGAATCGCGCAGCATGTCGAGCAGATAGGGGAAGTCGATGCCATGCGGGTCGCGGAACCTGATGATCAGCATCGACTCGTCGGCCGTCGGAATACTCCTGGCGATGAACGGGTTCGAGGTGTCCACAACAGGCACCCGCTGGAAGTTGACGTCAGTGTACGAGAACTGCGGACAGATGTAGTTCACATAATCCGGCATACGCCGCAGGATGGTGTCTGTGACAGCCTCTGACGTGTATCCCCGGACCACCCTGTCGCGATGGAGTTTCTGGATCCACTCTAGGTTTATCACTGGAACGACGCCTATACGCAGGTCGGCGTGGCGAGCGACATTGACGGTGTCACTCACGACCGCTCCATGCAATCCCTCGTAAAAAAGCAGATCGGTATCGTCCTGGATCTGTTCCCACGGGGTGAACGTGCCTGGCTCCTGTCCGTACGACTGGGCTTCTGCCTCGTCGTGCAAGTACTTGCGGACTCTTCCCGTTCCGATTTCGGCGTAGCTGCGGAACAGGTCCTCGAGTTCATCGAAGAGGTTTGACTCAGGGCCGAAGTGACTGAAGGTGTGCTCACCGCGCGCATGCGCATCGGCGATCTCCATCTTCATCTCGAGCCGGTCGAAACGGTGGAAGCTGTCACCCTCGACGTACGCAACGTCAACGCCCTCGCGTCTAAAGATCTGCTGGAACGTGCGCATCACGGACGTGGTACCCGCACCGGAGGAGCCAGTGACCGAAACTATGGGATGTAGGCGTGACATGGTCCTCAGCCGACCGCTTCGCGGAACAGCCCCCGCGTCCCGTACAGCGGAAGCGTTGTGGGCGGTTCGTAAGGTTGGGCATGGTAACTCCCGATGCGGCTGACCTCGTCGCAGGCACCGAATACCAACGAGATACGTTGGTGGACATCACTGGGGACGACATCAAGGATTCTCTGCCGCCCGGTGGTTGCCGCGCCACCTGCCTGCTCGATCAGAAACGCCATCGGATTGGCCTCGTAGAGCAACCGCAGTCTTCCCGCCTTTGCGGGCTCCTTGGAGTCGCGTGGGTACAGGAAAACCCCACCGCGGGTCATGATCCGATGCGTCTCAGCCACTAGCGATGCCACCCAGCGCATGTTGAAGTCCCTGCCTCGCGGCCCCGACCGGCCCGCGAGGCACTCTGAGACGTAGCGCTGCACGGCGGGCTCCCAGAACCGCTGGTTCGACGCATTGATCGCGAACTCTCCCGTCGTCGTCGGTATTCTGATCGACTCGCGGGTAAGGAAGAACTCGCCGAGGCTGGGGTCGAGCGTGAATGCGTGCACCCCTGTACCCATCGACAGCACGATCATCGTCGAGGGGCCGTAGATCGCATAGCCAGCGCATACCTGCTTGCTGCCTTGCTGCAGGAAATCCTCGCGGGATGGATCGGCACCCGGATTCGGTGCACGCAGAATCGAGAAGATGCTGCCGACCGAAACGTTGACGTCGATGTTCGACGAGCCATCCAACGGGTCGAAGACCAGCAGGTACTTCCCTCGCGGGTAGCGGTCGGGTAGTCGATAGGGTTCCGCGAGCTCTTCGGACACCATGCCAGCGACATACCCACTCCACTCGGTGGCACGCACGAAGTAGTCGTTGGCCATAACGTCAAGCTTCTGCTGGGTCTCGCCCTGGACGTTGACCTGCTCGGCCGATCCGAGCACCCCGCCCAGGGCGCCGACCGCCACCCGGTTTGCGATCGCCTTACACGCCAACGCGACGTCCAGAACGAGGCGGTTGAGTTCACCGGACGCACCTGGGTGCCGTCGGCGCTCTTCTATCAGAAATTGCACCAACGTGGTGCGGTCGGTCAACATGATTCCGAGGATGACTCGTAGGTTCCGTTCAGCCATCCCCAATCTGGGTGGCGACCCGGGTGGCTGAGGCGTGCAACTCGCACAGCCACTCACACCACCGGTCGATCCCAACTCCCGTCCGCGCGCTCGTCTCGATCACCGCGACGCCTGGATTCACGGCATTGAGGTTCGCATAGAAAGCACCCAGGTCGTAGTCCAGGTGCGGGAGCAGGTCCATCTTGTTGACAACCACCAGATCGACAGACCGGAACATCACCGGATACTTGAGGGGTTTCTCCTCACCTTCAGCGATGGAGTACACCATCGCGCTGGCATGCGAACCGACATCGAATTCCGCGGGGCACACCAGGTTTCCCACGTTCTCGATCACGACGAGGTCCAGGTCAACCAGCGGCAGCCGCGGAAGGGCCGAGCGCACCATGGGCGCGTCGAGATGGCATTCACCACCGAACCCGTCCGCCGTGTTGATCAGCGACACGGTTGCACCGAACCCGGTGAGGCGGTCGGCGTCGATGCTGGTTTCGATATCACCTTCGATGACACCGATACGCAACCGACCCTGAAGCCGTCGCAGCGTCTCCGCCAGGACGGTGGTCTTGCCGGCCCCAGGAGAAGACATCAGGTTCACTGCGGTCAATCTCGCATCGTCGAAGTCACGACGGTTGGCCGCTGCAGTCCTGTCATTCTCGGCAAAGATACTCTCCAGCACAACCACTCGATCGGCTCCGGTGACATACCCGGAGTGATCACCGTGCTCATGCACGTGTTCGTGTTCAGTGCCGTCATCGTGCCGATGAAATCTGCCCATGCTGCTACACCTCCGCCAACTCGAGTGAAGTGATCAGGAACTCGTCACCTTCGACCAGATCCATACGTCCGTCCGGGCATGAGTCGCACTTGAGCACGGGCTTGTCGAGAACTTGCTCTTGTCCGCACGCGCTGCAGCGAATCCTGGCCGGGATGCGTTCGACCAACAGTTCGGCACCCATCAGTTCCGAAGTCTCAGTGACCAATGACCAACAGTAGATCAGTGTTTCAGGAACGATCTGTCGCATCGCCCCGATCCGCACATTCACAGCGCGGACTGTCCGGCCCTCCGCGTACTGCTGCACGATGCCCACCATTGAATTGCAGATCGACAGCTCATGCATATGGCCTCCTCAGGTGAGCCGACGATACACTGCGGACATCTCACTGCCGCAACGTTTCTGAGGGAGATATCCCCCATCGCTTGCGATACTCGACCGCAAAACTACCCAGATGACTGAATCCCCAGCGGGTCGCGACATCGGTAACTGTCACTCCATCCCCGGGCATTGCATCGGCCAGCTCGTGATGTACCCGCTCAAGCCGCCGTTCCCGGACATAAGTCATCGGCGAGACCCCCAACTGATCCCGGAAGCCCTGCTGGATGGACCGGACGCTCATGTGAACATTGCGGGCGATCGACTCCATGGTGATCGATTCGGCAAGGTGCGCGTCGATGTACCTCATGGCGTCGGCGACCACCGGACGCACGGATTGTTTTGCAGGTCGCACGAACTCGTCGTGGTAGGTCGAAGGCTGGATATGGAGCAGACTGTTCATCAAAAGCTCCTCAATCCCACTGATGCCGTGACCATGCTGCACCAGCGAGCCCTCGTGGTAGACCTCGGTGTGTAACAGCTGGACCGCGGCGTGCCAGCGCACCGCCACCTCGCTGGTCAGGTCGAACTCGGGGTTGAATACCAACGGACCCGACAGCCGCCTGCCGCGCAGTCGGGTCAAATACTCGCGCATCGCGGGCTCCTCGATCCGAAACAGCAATTGCGGCGAGTCGTCATCGAGTTCCATCGTCAACGGGGTACCCGGATTCGTCACCAACGCGCGGATCGTCGTCGCTTCGAATCGATGGCCGCTGTGTGCACATACCGCACGCCCGTTCATCGGCATATGCACGCCGTAGTAGGCGCCGAGAACCGGGATCTCCAGCGTGGCGCGCACGTGCAGATCGACATACAACATGCTCACGTTGCGCAAGCGAACCCCGTGCATACTCGCGGCAAATCCGGATACCTCCGGCCCGACCGTTATCCGGCCGGGCGCCAGGGCCCTCCCCAACAGCGCGGCCGCCTCCCGAACGTTCTCGGTGTAGAAGATCTCGGAGTTTGCCAATGCAGGCGGAACACCGCGTGAGCGGCCCTTCCGGCGGACCGGGTTCCCAGTACGCCGGGTATCGATAAATCCAAGTCTGGCCAGCCTTGACATCACCGCAACCTAACTGCACAGCGGCAGACAAGATCACCAATCTGTGAACAGTCTGCGGCAATCATTCAAGATTCCGCACTCCACTGAGCGCTTCTACGCATGTATGTCTGCGTAATTCTGACAGTAGGTGCGCGATAACGATAGGCGACAGGTCACTCGAGCGCTACTTTGTGATGACCGACACACATGCGCTAGGAGGACTTAGTGGCCGTACATGCTGCGCTAGCAACGGGCATCGACGAGGCTGAACTCCTCACGGAATCCCCGGGAGACCGACTCATCCAACGACTTGACGACCCCGGCGTCGCGTCGTCACTGTCACTCATCCTTGACCATGCGGATTTGCTGGCAGTGGTCATCGTGGCGGTCGACGGCCTCCTGCGCCGCGCCGACGTCATTGGCGACTCGGTGTCAGCCAGCGTCGGCGAGGCCCGCCAGGTCATCGCCGCCGCCAACGGCCAGCGGTCATTCCCGCAAGTCGACATTGCCGCGCTCAGCGAAACGGTCAAGCGGTTGACGGCCGCGGCAGTCGACGCCACGCCCGCCCTGGATCGCCTGCTGCACTCATCGTTGACCGATCCCCAGACCGCGGACTTCCTCGCGCAGGCCGGCGACGCCCTGTTAGAGGGCAGAGAGGCTGCCGAGGCCGATCCGCGTGGTCCAAGGGGCGTCTTCGCACTCATGCGGGTGACGAAAGACCCTGATGTCTCACGTGGTCTGGGCTTCATGATCCAGGTAGCGCGCGCCTTCGGTAAACGATTGGCCACACCGGCGGACGAACAACACAACCCTCGCCATCCCGCGCCCTAGCCGAGTTCCAACCAGCCCGACAACCGACCTAAACCCCTTAATCACTGGACTTTTCGAGAGGAGTTCCCATGGCGTCCGTGCTCTGGTTGCAAGGCGGCGCGTGCAGCGGCAACACGATGTCCTTCCTGAACGCCGAGGAACCCAACGTTGTCGATTTGATCGTCGACTTCGGCCTCGACCTGCTATGGCACCCTTCGCTGGGACTCGAACTCGGCGCCAACGCCCAGAAGCTGTTCTGGGACTGCGCCCGTGGTGATCGCCCCCTCGACATCTTTGTCTTCGAGGGGTCCGTCATCGAGGCACCCGACGGCACCGGCCGGATGGACATCTTCGCCGACCGGCCGATGAAGGACTGGGTTATCGATCTGTGCAACGCCGCGCAGATTGTCGTCGCGATCGGTGACTGCGCATGCTGGGGTGGAATTCCCGCCATGGAGCCCAACCCCTCGGGCTCGACCGGCCTGCAGTTCCACAAGCGTAAGAAGGGCGGCTTCCTGGGCCCTGACTTCACCTCGAAGATGGGACTACCG from Mycolicibacterium sp. YH-1 harbors:
- a CDS encoding alpha/beta hydrolase, with protein sequence MTTAHGETESVDRVYTIDGLAVHVTAQGPAGGKTVVLLDQRSNGESPYRAIRERLHIAKVRTVDISADRAVSDKAVIQILDALRVRYAVLVGDRAGAEIGWKTAAHHPQRITGLVVIDRGHPRTADLTGTICDKYCPHVCTDTTVLVSTGAAHSIARASRRYVRGDFRIAELAGRRGSRHFIAQLSTEIVLRTLSL
- a CDS encoding ribulose bisphosphate carboxylase small subunit, encoding MRITQGTFSYIPDFTDEEITAQIAYALENDWPLSVEFTDDPHPRNVYWEMWGLPMFDLKDAAGVMLEVNACRTGYPNAYVRLNAYDARLGRQTTAFSFIVQRPADEPGFRLDRAEGSDRRIGYTAFAYAAKQPSGQRYDSP
- a CDS encoding AraC family transcriptional regulator; amino-acid sequence: MSRLARLGFIDTRRTGNPVRRKGRSRGVPPALANSEIFYTENVREAAALLGRALAPGRITVGPEVSGFAASMHGVRLRNVSMLYVDLHVRATLEIPVLGAYYGVHMPMNGRAVCAHSGHRFEATTIRALVTNPGTPLTMELDDDSPQLLFRIEEPAMREYLTRLRGRRLSGPLVFNPEFDLTSEVAVRWHAAVQLLHTEVYHEGSLVQHGHGISGIEELLMNSLLHIQPSTYHDEFVRPAKQSVRPVVADAMRYIDAHLAESITMESIARNVHMSVRSIQQGFRDQLGVSPMTYVRERRLERVHHELADAMPGDGVTVTDVATRWGFSHLGSFAVEYRKRWGISPSETLRQ
- a CDS encoding phosphoribulokinase, which gives rise to MSRLHPIVSVTGSSGAGTTSVMRTFQQIFRREGVDVAYVEGDSFHRFDRLEMKMEIADAHARGEHTFSHFGPESNLFDELEDLFRSYAEIGTGRVRKYLHDEAEAQSYGQEPGTFTPWEQIQDDTDLLFYEGLHGAVVSDTVNVARHADLRIGVVPVINLEWIQKLHRDRVVRGYTSEAVTDTILRRMPDYVNYICPQFSYTDVNFQRVPVVDTSNPFIARSIPTADESMLIIRFRDPHGIDFPYLLDMLRDSFMSRPNTIVCPGGKMDLAMQLIFTPMILRIVERRNAELVAR
- a CDS encoding class 1 fructose-bisphosphatase; amino-acid sequence: MAERNLRVILGIMLTDRTTLVQFLIEERRRHPGASGELNRLVLDVALACKAIANRVAVGALGGVLGSAEQVNVQGETQQKLDVMANDYFVRATEWSGYVAGMVSEELAEPYRLPDRYPRGKYLLVFDPLDGSSNIDVNVSVGSIFSILRAPNPGADPSREDFLQQGSKQVCAGYAIYGPSTMIVLSMGTGVHAFTLDPSLGEFFLTRESIRIPTTTGEFAINASNQRFWEPAVQRYVSECLAGRSGPRGRDFNMRWVASLVAETHRIMTRGGVFLYPRDSKEPAKAGRLRLLYEANPMAFLIEQAGGAATTGRQRILDVVPSDVHQRISLVFGACDEVSRIGSYHAQPYEPPTTLPLYGTRGLFREAVG
- the hypB gene encoding hydrogenase nickel incorporation protein HypB gives rise to the protein MGRFHRHDDGTEHEHVHEHGDHSGYVTGADRVVVLESIFAENDRTAAANRRDFDDARLTAVNLMSSPGAGKTTVLAETLRRLQGRLRIGVIEGDIETSIDADRLTGFGATVSLINTADGFGGECHLDAPMVRSALPRLPLVDLDLVVIENVGNLVCPAEFDVGSHASAMVYSIAEGEEKPLKYPVMFRSVDLVVVNKMDLLPHLDYDLGAFYANLNAVNPGVAVIETSARTGVGIDRWCEWLCELHASATRVATQIGDG
- a CDS encoding DUF1641 domain-containing protein — its product is MAVHAALATGIDEAELLTESPGDRLIQRLDDPGVASSLSLILDHADLLAVVIVAVDGLLRRADVIGDSVSASVGEARQVIAAANGQRSFPQVDIAALSETVKRLTAAAVDATPALDRLLHSSLTDPQTADFLAQAGDALLEGREAAEADPRGPRGVFALMRVTKDPDVSRGLGFMIQVARAFGKRLATPADEQHNPRHPAP
- a CDS encoding HoxN/HupN/NixA family nickel/cobalt transporter; the encoded protein is MTRRLVQRRGLWSSKLRDALSPREWLWLASMFSAIAALHVIGWLTLLLVVVPEHYSVDDKALGMGVGTTAYALGMRHAFDADHIAAIDNTTRKLMNDGQRPLGVGFFFSLGHSTVVFGLAVLLSIGVTAIVAPVEDNSLALHHYAGLIGTTVSGVFLYVIAIINLFILVGILRMFAQMRDGAYDESALEERLNSRGLLNRYLGRFTRLISQSWQAYPLGVLFGLGFDTATEVALLVLAGISAAAGIPWYAILCLPVLFAAGMSLLDTIDGSFMNFAYGWAFSNPVRKVYYNITVTALSVAVALIVGSIELFGVVTEQLGWTGGIWDWIGGVDLNIVGFVIGGVFVATWLVAIVIWKYRRFEEKWSARLRE
- a CDS encoding hydrogenase maturation nickel metallochaperone HypA yields the protein MHELSICNSMVGIVQQYAEGRTVRAVNVRIGAMRQIVPETLIYCWSLVTETSELMGAELLVERIPARIRCSACGQEQVLDKPVLKCDSCPDGRMDLVEGDEFLITSLELAEV